The stretch of DNA ATAATTATATTTATAAACTAAATCATTTACAGGTTTTGAAAAATCTATTTGTGAGAGCTCCAATGGATAGTGGTCTTTGCCATTTACTACTCCAGATATATGGATGTTTTTTATATATTGATTTAACCTATCAACAAAATTTTGAGCTTCTTCTTTTGCATGGGCAAAATCAAGGGTCATTTTTAAATTTAAATCATTATTTTTTTCATTTTTTTTATATTTATCATTGTTAGGGTCATCATATTTATTGTTATATTTATTTAAAACTTCTCCCATTTCTTGGGGTGAATAACAGATATAATTAATTTTCTTTGGAAGATTTTCCAAACATAAAGTGATGTTATTTTTTTTAGCATAATCAAGGACTTCATCCAAATATCTATAGAATCTGTCATATTCTTGTTTCCTAGGGGGTCTTTTTGTTGGTCTCTTTCCGGGGTGTATTGTAATATACCTTGCACCGTATAATTTCGCAAGATTTATTGACCAAAGGGTTTCTTTTATGGATGCTTCATGAACATAATCATTTGTGGATGAGGGGTTGAGCTCTATGGTAGGTGCATGAAGTATTAAA from Methanothermococcus okinawensis IH1 encodes:
- a CDS encoding sugar phosphate isomerase/epimerase family protein, encoding MCELKIGCSTLFFWEYSIEIICDIFKDMNLNCMEFFPENPEFWERRNDLDYICSLKKELKHFNLILHAPTIELNPSSTNDYVHEASIKETLWSINLAKLYGARYITIHPGKRPTKRPPRKQEYDRFYRYLDEVLDYAKKNNITLCLENLPKKINYICYSPQEMGEVLNKYNNKYDDPNNDKYKKNEKNNDLNLKMTLDFAHAKEEAQNFVDRLNQYIKNIHISGVVNGKDHYPLELSQIDFSKPVNDLVYKYNYKNCFNLEIDDKNCKIRSKNEKIEFIIKEAEYLENLINKNK